Proteins encoded together in one Clostridia bacterium window:
- a CDS encoding nucleotidyltransferase domain-containing protein produces MAQPAPAIADSISSFVRAVSAMIPVDRVILFGSYAMGAAGADSDIDLAIVSPAFGQNPWDDRQILFGAVFRERLDSRIEPHPLTPADLQRTSGWIKTEVLDKGILVYSRRAKAPHGASNASCISE; encoded by the coding sequence ATGGCTCAGCCTGCGCCTGCAATAGCCGACTCCATCAGCTCATTCGTTCGGGCGGTGAGCGCGATGATTCCTGTTGACCGAGTGATACTATTTGGGTCGTATGCAATGGGCGCCGCCGGGGCCGACAGTGACATCGACTTAGCAATTGTATCCCCAGCCTTCGGACAGAACCCATGGGATGATCGGCAAATCCTTTTTGGCGCCGTGTTTCGGGAGCGCCTGGACTCCCGGATAGAGCCGCATCCGCTAACGCCAGCCGACCTTCAGCGCACCTCGGGCTGGATCAAGACAGAAGTCCTCGACAAAGGCATACTCGTATACTCCCGCCGTGCCAAGGCCCCGCATGGTGCGAGCAACGCCAGTTGCATCTCAGAGTGA
- a CDS encoding extracellular solute-binding protein, whose product MTRRLLTVAVCMAILAGVTCGAIGAKEPVNLIFWPSSNPQEIEFAKIVVRQWNEAHPDVQVKMEPLPASRSTEEVLLAAIAAGTTPDVCANIYPGAISQYIAGKGLYAHDTLPGFYDFMYARTPKDVVDAFTYSDGHVYQIPWKGNPIMVAYNVKLLRENGIDPKSLAAYSGLLAAAEKFVKDLNGDGRPDQWLYSPTTDVTWWQRLFDFYTLYIAASGGKTLLRDGKVDFENDAAASVFELLQTLFKKGLAPKGTQIGDPFLGGKIAMVITGPWSVPYYDQNAPKGFEYDFVPIPVPDGHKGPVITYGDPKNIGIFSRSKHPLESWEFVKFIMSKDNDLLWLETTSQPPYRKDLTTDPMFAGYFKKNPMMKRFVEQGVYTRGVDDSKYLIEIFDAVSKQYDLTCVQGRKTAKQGVKDAARMVRDILAGW is encoded by the coding sequence ATGACTCGCAGGTTGCTTACGGTGGCGGTGTGCATGGCAATTCTCGCGGGTGTGACATGCGGGGCCATTGGGGCCAAGGAACCGGTGAACCTGATCTTCTGGCCGTCGTCGAATCCCCAGGAGATCGAATTCGCCAAGATTGTGGTGAGGCAGTGGAACGAGGCCCATCCTGATGTCCAGGTGAAGATGGAGCCTCTCCCGGCATCGAGGTCCACTGAGGAGGTGCTCCTCGCTGCGATTGCGGCTGGAACTACTCCCGATGTGTGCGCCAACATCTATCCAGGCGCAATATCGCAATACATCGCGGGCAAGGGCCTGTATGCCCATGACACCCTTCCAGGCTTCTACGACTTCATGTACGCGCGCACGCCCAAGGATGTTGTTGACGCGTTCACTTACAGCGACGGCCACGTGTACCAGATCCCGTGGAAGGGAAACCCGATTATGGTGGCCTACAACGTGAAACTTCTCCGCGAGAACGGCATCGATCCCAAATCCCTCGCTGCCTACAGTGGTCTACTGGCAGCGGCCGAGAAGTTCGTGAAGGATCTGAACGGCGATGGCCGTCCTGATCAATGGCTCTACTCGCCAACCACCGATGTGACATGGTGGCAGCGACTGTTCGATTTCTACACCCTATACATAGCTGCCAGCGGTGGAAAGACGCTGCTTCGGGACGGCAAGGTGGATTTCGAGAACGATGCAGCGGCCTCAGTGTTCGAACTGCTCCAGACCCTTTTCAAGAAGGGCCTCGCGCCCAAGGGAACCCAGATCGGCGACCCGTTCCTCGGCGGCAAGATCGCGATGGTCATCACCGGACCGTGGTCAGTGCCGTACTACGATCAGAACGCCCCCAAGGGATTCGAGTACGATTTTGTCCCCATTCCCGTGCCAGATGGTCACAAAGGTCCAGTGATAACCTATGGCGATCCGAAAAACATCGGGATCTTCTCCAGATCGAAGCATCCCCTGGAGTCGTGGGAGTTTGTGAAGTTCATCATGTCGAAAGACAACGACCTTCTATGGCTTGAGACGACGTCACAGCCTCCATACCGTAAGGACCTGACAACAGATCCGATGTTCGCGGGCTACTTCAAGAAGAACCCAATGATGAAGAGGTTCGTGGAGCAGGGCGTGTACACTCGGGGCGTGGATGACAGCAAGTATCTCATAGAGATCTTCGACGCCGTATCCAAGCAGTATGATCTCACCTGTGTGCAGGGCCGGAAAACGGCGAAGCAAGGTGTGAAGGATGCCGCGCGGATGGTGCGTGACATACTGGCCGGGTGGTAA
- the galT gene encoding galactose-1-phosphate uridylyltransferase, with product MSELRWNPILEEWVVTATHRQDRTYRPPEGFCPLCPTHDAESPTEVPLPGYEIVVFENKFPSFRRAPGQPAVQGTDLQPVAPPVGVCEVVLYTDDHHATFADLPVERITNLVDVWTDRYEELGALECVDYVLIFENKGDAVGVTLSHPHGQIYGFPFVPPRAAKELESAERHLADTGRCLFCDLLSDELTDGRRMVAENAHFAAFIPFFARYPYEVHVMPKQHRTCLPELDASERRGFAEILKAVTSGYDSLFGFSLPYIMVIHQAPTDRGEHSSSGTECDSDGVCVTGSHYGHYHMHVEFYPPHRTANKVKYLAGCESGAGTFINDTLPEEKAVELREAVARAAAQARSGSGGGGINGHRA from the coding sequence ATGTCGGAGTTGAGATGGAACCCGATTCTCGAGGAATGGGTCGTGACCGCGACTCACAGGCAGGATAGGACATACAGGCCTCCTGAGGGTTTCTGCCCGCTTTGCCCCACACACGATGCTGAGTCTCCAACCGAGGTGCCCTTGCCTGGCTATGAGATCGTCGTGTTCGAGAACAAGTTTCCGTCATTCCGGCGCGCCCCAGGCCAACCTGCGGTTCAGGGAACGGATCTGCAGCCGGTGGCGCCCCCTGTGGGAGTGTGCGAGGTGGTTCTGTACACCGATGATCATCATGCCACGTTCGCTGACCTTCCGGTGGAGCGCATTACGAACCTAGTGGACGTCTGGACCGACAGGTATGAGGAGTTGGGAGCGCTTGAGTGCGTGGACTACGTACTCATATTCGAGAATAAGGGCGATGCTGTGGGGGTGACTCTGAGCCATCCACACGGGCAGATATACGGGTTTCCGTTTGTTCCTCCCCGTGCTGCGAAGGAGCTGGAGTCTGCGGAAAGGCACTTGGCCGATACGGGTCGCTGCCTGTTCTGCGATCTTCTGAGCGATGAGTTGACCGACGGTCGACGGATGGTTGCAGAGAACGCGCACTTTGCGGCATTTATCCCGTTCTTTGCAAGATACCCATACGAGGTGCATGTCATGCCCAAGCAGCACAGGACGTGCCTGCCGGAGCTTGACGCAAGTGAGCGGCGGGGGTTCGCCGAGATCCTTAAGGCAGTAACCTCAGGGTACGATTCGCTCTTCGGTTTCTCGCTCCCGTACATTATGGTTATTCACCAGGCCCCGACAGACAGAGGGGAGCATAGCTCCTCAGGGACCGAGTGCGACTCAGACGGCGTGTGCGTGACCGGTTCGCACTATGGCCACTATCACATGCATGTGGAATTCTACCCACCGCATCGTACGGCAAACAAGGTCAAGTATCTTGCAGGGTGCGAATCCGGCGCAGGCACGTTCATCAACGACACCCTTCCCGAGGAGAAAGCGGTGGAATTGCGAGAGGCGGTCGCACGGGCAGCAGCCCAGGCACGGTCGGGATCGGGTGGGGGTGGGATCAATGGCCATAGAGCATGA
- a CDS encoding sugar ABC transporter substrate-binding protein, giving the protein MSRNLAFKAALAFTAAVAILGAGVLVSVEAAGPVQIDFWCSSNPQEIEFAKEVVSRWNSSNRDIKVKLSPLPASRSTEEVLLASIAARSTPDVVANVYPGVVSQFVAAGGLYRVDSFSDFMQFMQKRLPSGILEQYRSADGHYYQIPWKSNPIMLAYNVNMLKEAGVAPASLRTYTGFLSAAGKLTRDLNADGRIDRWMIYLNIEPIWWQRFFDFCTLYVAASGGGTLIDGGRAAFANERGVAVMQFLSDLFRQGYAPRSTFPGDVFLQAKVATFITGPWTIPYYESMKPKGFEYDFVPIPAPDNCSGKDMWTYGDPKNIGIFTTSKHPAEAWEFVKFMLSVENDALFMEMTSQIPFRKGLDSIQAFSATIKKQPLLAKFIQQSAFTRGADNVARLVEVYDAIAQEYQYCAVLGQERAREAIETAADRVNEILSGD; this is encoded by the coding sequence ATGAGCAGGAATCTCGCGTTCAAGGCGGCTCTTGCGTTCACTGCTGCTGTTGCCATTCTTGGGGCTGGAGTGCTGGTGAGTGTGGAAGCTGCCGGTCCGGTCCAGATCGACTTCTGGTGTTCATCGAACCCGCAGGAGATAGAGTTCGCGAAGGAAGTCGTGAGCAGGTGGAATAGCTCGAACCGGGATATCAAGGTGAAGCTATCCCCGCTTCCGGCGAGCAGGTCCACTGAGGAAGTGCTCCTTGCGTCGATCGCGGCGCGCTCAACGCCTGATGTTGTGGCGAATGTGTATCCAGGCGTGGTAAGCCAGTTCGTGGCCGCGGGCGGCCTCTACAGGGTGGACAGCTTCTCCGACTTCATGCAGTTCATGCAGAAGAGGCTTCCTTCGGGGATTCTTGAGCAGTACAGGTCGGCCGATGGCCACTACTACCAGATACCGTGGAAATCCAACCCGATCATGCTGGCTTACAACGTGAACATGCTGAAGGAGGCCGGTGTTGCGCCAGCGTCTCTTCGCACATACACTGGGTTTCTCTCTGCAGCGGGCAAGCTCACTCGGGATCTGAATGCGGACGGCAGGATCGATCGGTGGATGATCTACTTGAACATCGAGCCCATATGGTGGCAGAGGTTCTTCGACTTCTGCACTCTCTACGTGGCCGCGAGCGGCGGGGGCACTCTGATTGACGGGGGGCGCGCAGCTTTCGCCAATGAGCGCGGCGTGGCCGTGATGCAGTTCTTATCGGACCTATTCAGGCAGGGGTATGCTCCGAGGTCTACGTTCCCCGGGGACGTATTCCTCCAGGCGAAGGTCGCGACGTTCATCACAGGGCCGTGGACCATTCCATACTACGAATCCATGAAGCCCAAGGGGTTCGAGTATGATTTCGTCCCGATCCCGGCGCCTGACAACTGCAGTGGCAAGGACATGTGGACCTATGGCGATCCCAAGAATATCGGGATCTTCACCACCAGCAAACACCCGGCAGAGGCCTGGGAATTCGTGAAGTTCATGTTGAGCGTAGAGAATGATGCGCTGTTCATGGAGATGACGAGCCAGATCCCGTTCAGAAAAGGATTGGATTCGATCCAAGCCTTCTCGGCTACTATCAAGAAACAGCCGCTCCTGGCCAAGTTCATTCAGCAGAGCGCATTCACCCGCGGCGCCGACAACGTGGCGCGTCTCGTGGAAGTGTACGATGCCATAGCGCAGGAATACCAGTACTGCGCGGTGCTCGGGCAGGAGCGAGCGAGGGAGGCGATCGAGACCGCGGCCGACAGGGTCAACGAGATACTGAGCGGTGACTAA
- a CDS encoding carbohydrate ABC transporter permease, which yields MGKAAKKVLMYAALTVAALSFIYPFLWMASASLKPENEIGSLNLLSRSFSLRGYQAVFKQIPIARALLNSVFVSVVSTTSILVFSSMVGYALSRLRFIGRDVVFNMVLVTMMIPGQLTLIPLYVLIVRLGWADTYKALIVPAMMSNMGILVFRQFFRSLPQDLVDAARIDGCSDLRILFQIFWPISKPTIITVGLISFIGSWNEVLWPLMVIRKWNMMTMPQMVTLFHVGGLSGAQVAAEMAAAMMLALPVVLAYLFFQRYFIESLALSGIKG from the coding sequence GTGGGGAAGGCAGCCAAGAAGGTCCTGATGTACGCGGCCCTAACCGTCGCCGCCTTGTCGTTCATCTATCCGTTCCTGTGGATGGCATCGGCTTCGCTCAAACCCGAGAACGAGATAGGGAGTTTGAACCTGCTATCCAGGAGTTTCTCTCTTCGCGGGTACCAGGCGGTGTTCAAGCAGATACCCATCGCACGGGCTCTATTGAATTCGGTATTCGTATCGGTCGTGAGCACCACGTCCATCCTTGTGTTCAGCTCGATGGTGGGCTACGCCCTATCCAGGCTCAGGTTCATCGGGCGTGATGTGGTCTTCAACATGGTATTGGTCACCATGATGATCCCGGGCCAGCTCACCCTGATTCCGCTTTACGTGCTCATCGTCCGTCTTGGATGGGCGGACACCTACAAGGCGCTAATTGTTCCCGCAATGATGAGCAACATGGGGATACTGGTGTTCCGACAGTTCTTCAGGTCGCTCCCACAGGATCTGGTTGACGCAGCGCGCATTGATGGCTGTTCCGACCTGCGTATCCTGTTTCAGATCTTCTGGCCCATATCGAAACCCACCATCATCACGGTTGGGCTCATCTCGTTCATCGGATCGTGGAATGAGGTTCTATGGCCTCTCATGGTTATCCGCAAGTGGAACATGATGACTATGCCCCAGATGGTGACGTTGTTCCATGTGGGAGGGCTTTCCGGTGCGCAGGTTGCAGCGGAGATGGCTGCCGCGATGATGCTGGCGCTGCCTGTGGTGCTTGCGTACCTGTTCTTCCAGAGGTACTTCATCGAGAGCCTCGCGCTTTCCGGGATCAAGGGGTGA
- a CDS encoding cellulase family glycosylhydrolase, which translates to MRFITGVNYWPAAHGVQMWPEFDAAEITRDMHAIRSMGMGAVRVFLRWADFQPASDRVEMVVVERFDQVLTAARDAGVGLIPTFFCGHMSGENWDAPWRAGRDPYSDPGMLRAQTSLVGLFAERYRDEETIICWDLANEQDIFVRPRDHHSGWRWVHILASEIRKHDRSHPITAGIHISSLWEDCGFRPEDLAESLDFLCMHAYPSYSEACPERLDGVRSTYFVPFCAALTRALGGGADVLLEEFGATSQMNADDVIERYYCTTLHSLLAEGAMGAMGWCYSDFRVGERRPYDTTPYEVGFGIVDCQRRPKGAGRAMARFNRTIHEYGCDARCISGQPYKPRVRRCAIAVPRRYYDNYDADITPSRNFTALFNSYVLARRAGLDPDMITLDADLAPYRLLFLPSVSRRGSVNNSDWNRLTRYVDAGGALYMSYDGVALEGMGELFGMEVRYAVNEGPGARVEMARCGGSSGSGSGNGSGGGDGSRSGSGDGGCCGALAVASFTGRRMVVCPTAGSGLWKGSDDASRVVAAKHGAGATVFCDFPLELSVAHVSGVYEFAAFQEVYRAAARHAGYLEPASTDCSDVSATILDGGGEGERTGRILVLVNYAPNPLQARLTCPEARALADRESGEEMLPGPDGLFHMDMDANGGRVMEIVYANAIVDH; encoded by the coding sequence ATGAGGTTCATCACGGGAGTCAACTACTGGCCAGCCGCACACGGGGTGCAGATGTGGCCTGAGTTCGATGCTGCGGAGATCACACGAGACATGCACGCCATCCGTTCCATGGGAATGGGAGCGGTTCGGGTTTTCCTCAGGTGGGCCGACTTCCAGCCCGCGTCCGATCGGGTGGAAATGGTAGTGGTGGAACGGTTCGACCAGGTGTTGACCGCAGCGCGTGATGCCGGGGTGGGGCTCATTCCTACGTTCTTCTGCGGGCACATGAGCGGTGAGAACTGGGATGCGCCATGGCGGGCAGGCAGAGATCCTTACTCCGATCCGGGGATGCTCCGCGCCCAGACGAGCCTCGTCGGGCTGTTTGCAGAGAGATACCGTGACGAGGAGACCATCATCTGCTGGGATCTCGCAAATGAGCAGGATATCTTCGTCCGCCCCAGGGATCACCATTCCGGTTGGAGATGGGTGCACATTCTAGCATCCGAAATCCGTAAGCATGACAGGAGCCATCCGATCACGGCGGGGATTCACATTTCGAGCCTATGGGAGGACTGCGGCTTCCGGCCTGAGGACCTCGCGGAGTCCCTGGACTTCCTGTGCATGCACGCCTATCCCTCCTACTCAGAAGCGTGTCCGGAACGGCTGGACGGGGTGAGGAGCACCTACTTCGTCCCATTCTGCGCAGCGCTTACTCGTGCCCTTGGGGGCGGCGCGGACGTCCTCCTTGAGGAGTTCGGCGCCACTTCTCAGATGAACGCGGATGACGTTATTGAGCGGTACTACTGCACGACCCTTCACTCACTCCTCGCCGAAGGCGCGATGGGGGCGATGGGATGGTGCTACTCCGATTTCCGCGTGGGGGAGCGGAGGCCTTACGATACCACCCCATACGAAGTGGGATTCGGAATTGTAGACTGCCAACGCAGGCCCAAAGGAGCGGGGCGGGCCATGGCCAGGTTCAACCGGACTATCCATGAGTACGGATGCGATGCTCGCTGCATTTCCGGGCAGCCATACAAGCCCAGAGTGCGGCGTTGCGCGATCGCCGTCCCGCGGCGATACTACGATAACTACGATGCCGATATCACCCCCTCGAGGAATTTCACAGCGCTGTTCAACTCATACGTGCTCGCGAGGCGCGCAGGCCTCGATCCCGACATGATCACTCTGGATGCTGACCTGGCGCCATATCGCCTGCTTTTCCTGCCGTCGGTCTCGCGGCGCGGTTCGGTGAACAATAGCGACTGGAACCGGCTGACGCGGTACGTTGATGCCGGCGGCGCCCTCTACATGTCCTACGACGGAGTTGCTCTTGAGGGGATGGGAGAGCTGTTCGGAATGGAGGTCCGGTACGCTGTCAACGAAGGGCCGGGCGCCCGCGTTGAGATGGCTCGCTGCGGTGGCAGCAGTGGCAGTGGCAGTGGCAACGGGAGTGGCGGCGGCGATGGCAGCAGAAGTGGAAGTGGCGATGGCGGATGCTGTGGTGCGCTTGCGGTGGCAAGCTTTACGGGACGACGGATGGTCGTCTGCCCGACCGCAGGGAGCGGGCTATGGAAGGGGAGCGATGACGCCTCCCGGGTTGTGGCAGCCAAGCACGGCGCGGGGGCCACAGTGTTCTGCGATTTCCCGTTGGAGCTGAGTGTCGCGCATGTCTCCGGCGTCTATGAATTCGCTGCATTCCAGGAGGTATACAGGGCGGCGGCCCGCCATGCGGGGTACTTGGAACCGGCCTCGACCGATTGCTCCGATGTGTCGGCCACAATTCTCGATGGCGGGGGCGAGGGCGAGCGGACGGGAAGGATACTCGTCCTGGTCAACTACGCCCCCAACCCATTGCAGGCAAGGCTGACATGCCCTGAGGCACGAGCCCTTGCCGACCGCGAGAGTGGTGAGGAGATGCTGCCAGGCCCTGACGGATTGTTTCATATGGATATGGATGCCAACGGCGGGCGCGTGATGGAGATTGTGTATGCTAACGCAATAGTTGACCACTAG